In Harmonia axyridis chromosome 6, icHarAxyr1.1, whole genome shotgun sequence, a single window of DNA contains:
- the LOC123682955 gene encoding prominin-like protein isoform X2 — protein sequence MGNVRNNSGSQKRNGDARGSVGFYSFLLTCLVLLLAVGVSSSDNGDNFIRKLNKIGENLDKALSTAMDLKEPNYTSININVTYKSVSKYNPRGLGELYNITKIFIKTILKDAIPKNVFSVRDNQVVVNAEDKVFDLILQYSLVILICLIVVLLGAVMPVCGLFFCCCRCCGRCGARSRPYDKKHDLCRRIYLATLLIVCGTLLVFGVVCAFVTNARLQDGFESLPHDIRTSVQDTDKFLNNTNNEIDILLKKNFREFSDNIKNSLDECSDIVFKELEQISNATSMDDIKDIADQFPYIRKDYELLKNSTDELRIYASQLNDAVRRIKRDLLALLKDCVGKLEQCNTLNNDIAKLQTNVDFDKLPDINAQIRELDEIVDNTNWEEIARGKEKLDKIQRDIRNAVKNNTDIAYEKIQEAGRMIEKNSDKITSTVNKLRRKLHEIDRGEHGQESVLDTAQTYIDQYDAYRQYVSVAICFILLAITLFVSLGLICGICGKRPGGYGDDCCNKGSGSQFLMCGVMFMFFFTSIIAAATLVYLLVGVATQEAVCRSFRNPESSEVFRQIDQFDLKEYGLNGKLSHIIERCHRNQTLYKAFDLKQTFDINQIKNYISDFDIEDALNALNKTTSSIDFHDVVLLRPKQLNTLREIAESDFANVDFNKFLDELSANFTNVDLKVITAELEAAKDRVHDIAQTDPGAENLERGLESVMVQLSFYERNVVKPMQATADRVRVTASSLDTKLRLGHSSFKEGMTDLIIKVQQAQNSLKHEGPKMIRQAAADFAQNILKQCVKYKERVINKTENEVGRCGPLSNVYNATLTTVCDKIALQMNGFWFTLLCSMLVFLPTIVISVKLAILYQKQVPFSDYYVETEYLYAANDNIPLNSGRGGKDKRRKKTKRREDRTQLTQRTPNAELVPRDVAAAPAGDTRNWEEFPAGGPPQYQRAPTEYERPPPYYYPGTTTEQP from the exons ATGGGGAACGTAAGGAACAATTCTGGATCTCAAAAGAGGAATGGAGACGCAAGAGGATCTGTAGGTTTTTACAG CTTTTTGCTCACATGTCTAGTCCTTTTATTGGCTGTTGGCGTTTCTTCAAGCGACAACGGCGACAACTTTATCAGGAAACTCAACAAAATAGGGGAAAACTTGGACAAGGCACTCAGCACTGCCATGGACTTGAAAGAACCAAACTATACCAGCATCAATATCAACGTCACCTATAAGAGCGTGTCCAAGTATAACCCTAGAGGCCTTGGTGAGCTCTACAACATCACCAAGATTTTCATTAAGACGATATTGAAGGATGCAATCCCTAAAA ATGTCTTCTCCGTGCGCGACAACCAAGTGGTGGTGAACGCAGAAGACAAAGTGTTCGACCTGATACTTCAGTACTCTCTCGTGATCTTGATATGCCTGATTGTGGTGCTCCTAGGTGCTGTAATGCCCGTATGCGGCCTCTTCTTCTGCTGTTGCAGGTGCTGTGGAAGGTGCGGAGCCAGGTCCAGACCCTACGACAAGAAACACGACCTCTGTCGGAGGATCTACCTGGCAACCTTGTTGATCGTTTGTGGGACTCTCTTGGT GTTTGGCGTTGTCTGCGCGTTTGTCACCAACGCTCGTTTGCAAGACGGTTTCGAGAGTCTTCCTCACGATATACGCACTTCTGTGCAGGATACGGACAAGTTCTTGAACAACACCAACAACGAGATTGATATTCTGTTGAAGAAGAACTTCAGGGAGTTCTCGGATAACATCAAAAACAGCCTGGACG AATGTTCGGACATTGTCTTCAAAGAACTGGAACAGATCTCGAACGCCACGTCTATGGATGACATCAAAGACATTGCTGATCAGTTCCCGTACATAAGGAAGGACTACGAACTGCTCAAGAATTCCACTGATGAACTCAGGATATACGCTTCACAGCTTAACGATG CCGTCAGAAGGATAAAAAGGGACCTTCTTGCCTTGCTCAAGGACTGCGTTGGGAAGTTAGAACAGTGCAATACTCTGAACAACGACATAGCGAAGTTGCAGACTAACGTGGACTTCGACAAG cTCCCAGACATCAACGCCCAGATCAGAGAGTTGGACGAGATCGTGGACAACACCAACTGGGAGGAGATAGCCAGAGGCAAGGAGAAGCTGGACAAGATCCAGAGGGACATCAGGAACGCAGTCAAAAACAACACCGACATAGCCTACGAGAAGATCCAAGAAGCAG GCAGGATGATAGAAAAGAACTCCGACAAGATCACCTCCACCGTCAACAAGCTGCGCAGGAAGCTGCATGAGATCGACAGAGGTGAGCACGGTCAAGAATCGGTGCTGGACACTGCGCAGACGTACATCGACCAGTACGATGCCTACCGTCAGTACGTGAGCGTGGCCATCTGCTTCATTCTGCTGGCCATCACGCTCTTCGTGTCCTTGGGGCTTATATGCGGCATCTGTGGCAAGAGGCCAGGTGGTTACGGGGACGATTGCTGCAACAAGGGTAGCGGCAGTCAGTTCTTGATGTG CGGAGTCATGTTCATGTTCTTCTTCACGTCAATCATCGCAGCTGCCACTCTGGTGTACCTCCTGGTCGGCGTAGCGACGCAAGAGGCTGTCTGCAGGTCCTTCAGGAATCCCGAATCCAGCGAGGTGTTCAGACAGATCGATCAGTTCGATCTGAAGGAGTACGGTCTGAACGGCAAGCTGAGTCACATCATCGAAAGGTGCCACCGCAACCAGACTCTTTACAAGGCCTTCGACCTGAAGCAGACCTTCGATATCAATCAGATCAAGAACTACATCAGCGATTTCGACATCGAGGACGCTCTCAACGCCCTGAACAAGACCACGTCTAGCATAGATTTTCACGACGTGGTGCTGCTGAGACCCAAGCAGCTGAACACGCTCAGAGAGATCGCGGAGTCGGATTTCGCCAACGTGGACTTCAACAAGTTTCTGGATGAG CTCAGCGCCAACTTCACCAACGTGGACCTTAAGGTCATAACGGCCGAGTTGGAGGCGGCCAAAGACAGAGTCCACGATATCGCTCAGACAGATCCTGGAGCAGAAAATTTGGAAAGGGGATTGGAAAGCGTCATGGTCCAGCTCAGTTTCTACGAAAGGAATGTGGTGAAGCCGATGCAAGCCACTGCAGACAGAGTTAGG GTGACTGCTAGTAGTTTGGATACGAAACTTCGCCTGGGTCACAGCAGCTTCAAGGAAGGCATGACTGATCTCATTATCAAGGTGCAACAGGCTCAGAATTCTCTGAAACACGAGGGTCCCAAGATGATCAGACAG GCTGCTGCTGATTTCGCTCAAAATATCCTCAAGCAATGCGTGAAATACAAAGAACGCGTGATAAACAAGACGGAAAACGAAGTAGGCAGGTGTGGACCTCTCAGCAACGTTTACAACGCCACCTTGACCACGGTTTGCGACAAGATCGCTCTTCAGATG AACGGTTTCTGGTTCACCCTGCTGTGTTCCATGCTGGTCTTCCTGCCTACCATAGTGATATCGGTGAAACTGGCCATCCTGTACCAGAAACAAGTACCTTTCAGCGATTATTACGTAGAAAC CGAGTATTTGTATGCCGCAAATGATAACATTCCCTTGAATAG cgGTCGCGGCGGTAAGGACAAGAGGAGAAAGAAAACGAAGAGAAGAGAAGACAGAACCCAACTGACACAGAGAACACCGAACGCTGAACTAGTGCCAAGAGATGTCGCTGCTGCTCCGGCAGGTGACACCAG GAATTGGGAGGAGTTCCCTGCCGGTGGACCTCCCCAATATCAAAGGGCCCCCACAGAGTACGAAAGACCGCCCCCTTATTATTACCCCGGTACCACCAC GGAACAACCTTAA
- the LOC123682955 gene encoding prominin-like protein isoform X1 has protein sequence MGNVRNNSGSQKRNGDARGSVGFYSFLLTCLVLLLAVGVSSSDNGDNFIRKLNKIGENLDKALSTAMDLKEPNYTSININVTYKSVSKYNPRGLGELYNITKIFIKTILKDAIPKNVFSVRDNQVVVNAEDKVFDLILQYSLVILICLIVVLLGAVMPVCGLFFCCCRCCGRCGARSRPYDKKHDLCRRIYLATLLIVCGTLLVFGVVCAFVTNARLQDGFESLPHDIRTSVQDTDKFLNNTNNEIDILLKKNFREFSDNIKNSLDECSDIVFKELEQISNATSMDDIKDIADQFPYIRKDYELLKNSTDELRIYASQLNDAVRRIKRDLLALLKDCVGKLEQCNTLNNDIAKLQTNVDFDKLPDINAQIRELDEIVDNTNWEEIARGKEKLDKIQRDIRNAVKNNTDIAYEKIQEAGRMIEKNSDKITSTVNKLRRKLHEIDRGEHGQESVLDTAQTYIDQYDAYRQYVSVAICFILLAITLFVSLGLICGICGKRPGGYGDDCCNKGSGSQFLMCGVMFMFFFTSIIAAATLVYLLVGVATQEAVCRSFRNPESSEVFRQIDQFDLKEYGLNGKLSHIIERCHRNQTLYKAFDLKQTFDINQIKNYISDFDIEDALNALNKTTSSIDFHDVVLLRPKQLNTLREIAESDFANVDFNKFLDELSANFTNVDLKVITAELEAAKDRVHDIAQTDPGAENLERGLESVMVQLSFYERNVVKPMQATADRVRVTASSLDTKLRLGHSSFKEGMTDLIIKVQQAQNSLKHEGPKMIRQAAADFAQNILKQCVKYKERVINKTENEVGRCGPLSNVYNATLTTVCDKIALQMNGFWFTLLCSMLVFLPTIVISVKLAILYQKQVPFSDYYVETEYLYAANDNIPLNSGRGGKDKRRKKTKRREDRTQLTQRTPNAELVPRDVAAAPAGDTRNWEEFPAGGPPQYQRAPTEYERPPPYYYPGTTTCSPSAPSVLE, from the exons ATGGGGAACGTAAGGAACAATTCTGGATCTCAAAAGAGGAATGGAGACGCAAGAGGATCTGTAGGTTTTTACAG CTTTTTGCTCACATGTCTAGTCCTTTTATTGGCTGTTGGCGTTTCTTCAAGCGACAACGGCGACAACTTTATCAGGAAACTCAACAAAATAGGGGAAAACTTGGACAAGGCACTCAGCACTGCCATGGACTTGAAAGAACCAAACTATACCAGCATCAATATCAACGTCACCTATAAGAGCGTGTCCAAGTATAACCCTAGAGGCCTTGGTGAGCTCTACAACATCACCAAGATTTTCATTAAGACGATATTGAAGGATGCAATCCCTAAAA ATGTCTTCTCCGTGCGCGACAACCAAGTGGTGGTGAACGCAGAAGACAAAGTGTTCGACCTGATACTTCAGTACTCTCTCGTGATCTTGATATGCCTGATTGTGGTGCTCCTAGGTGCTGTAATGCCCGTATGCGGCCTCTTCTTCTGCTGTTGCAGGTGCTGTGGAAGGTGCGGAGCCAGGTCCAGACCCTACGACAAGAAACACGACCTCTGTCGGAGGATCTACCTGGCAACCTTGTTGATCGTTTGTGGGACTCTCTTGGT GTTTGGCGTTGTCTGCGCGTTTGTCACCAACGCTCGTTTGCAAGACGGTTTCGAGAGTCTTCCTCACGATATACGCACTTCTGTGCAGGATACGGACAAGTTCTTGAACAACACCAACAACGAGATTGATATTCTGTTGAAGAAGAACTTCAGGGAGTTCTCGGATAACATCAAAAACAGCCTGGACG AATGTTCGGACATTGTCTTCAAAGAACTGGAACAGATCTCGAACGCCACGTCTATGGATGACATCAAAGACATTGCTGATCAGTTCCCGTACATAAGGAAGGACTACGAACTGCTCAAGAATTCCACTGATGAACTCAGGATATACGCTTCACAGCTTAACGATG CCGTCAGAAGGATAAAAAGGGACCTTCTTGCCTTGCTCAAGGACTGCGTTGGGAAGTTAGAACAGTGCAATACTCTGAACAACGACATAGCGAAGTTGCAGACTAACGTGGACTTCGACAAG cTCCCAGACATCAACGCCCAGATCAGAGAGTTGGACGAGATCGTGGACAACACCAACTGGGAGGAGATAGCCAGAGGCAAGGAGAAGCTGGACAAGATCCAGAGGGACATCAGGAACGCAGTCAAAAACAACACCGACATAGCCTACGAGAAGATCCAAGAAGCAG GCAGGATGATAGAAAAGAACTCCGACAAGATCACCTCCACCGTCAACAAGCTGCGCAGGAAGCTGCATGAGATCGACAGAGGTGAGCACGGTCAAGAATCGGTGCTGGACACTGCGCAGACGTACATCGACCAGTACGATGCCTACCGTCAGTACGTGAGCGTGGCCATCTGCTTCATTCTGCTGGCCATCACGCTCTTCGTGTCCTTGGGGCTTATATGCGGCATCTGTGGCAAGAGGCCAGGTGGTTACGGGGACGATTGCTGCAACAAGGGTAGCGGCAGTCAGTTCTTGATGTG CGGAGTCATGTTCATGTTCTTCTTCACGTCAATCATCGCAGCTGCCACTCTGGTGTACCTCCTGGTCGGCGTAGCGACGCAAGAGGCTGTCTGCAGGTCCTTCAGGAATCCCGAATCCAGCGAGGTGTTCAGACAGATCGATCAGTTCGATCTGAAGGAGTACGGTCTGAACGGCAAGCTGAGTCACATCATCGAAAGGTGCCACCGCAACCAGACTCTTTACAAGGCCTTCGACCTGAAGCAGACCTTCGATATCAATCAGATCAAGAACTACATCAGCGATTTCGACATCGAGGACGCTCTCAACGCCCTGAACAAGACCACGTCTAGCATAGATTTTCACGACGTGGTGCTGCTGAGACCCAAGCAGCTGAACACGCTCAGAGAGATCGCGGAGTCGGATTTCGCCAACGTGGACTTCAACAAGTTTCTGGATGAG CTCAGCGCCAACTTCACCAACGTGGACCTTAAGGTCATAACGGCCGAGTTGGAGGCGGCCAAAGACAGAGTCCACGATATCGCTCAGACAGATCCTGGAGCAGAAAATTTGGAAAGGGGATTGGAAAGCGTCATGGTCCAGCTCAGTTTCTACGAAAGGAATGTGGTGAAGCCGATGCAAGCCACTGCAGACAGAGTTAGG GTGACTGCTAGTAGTTTGGATACGAAACTTCGCCTGGGTCACAGCAGCTTCAAGGAAGGCATGACTGATCTCATTATCAAGGTGCAACAGGCTCAGAATTCTCTGAAACACGAGGGTCCCAAGATGATCAGACAG GCTGCTGCTGATTTCGCTCAAAATATCCTCAAGCAATGCGTGAAATACAAAGAACGCGTGATAAACAAGACGGAAAACGAAGTAGGCAGGTGTGGACCTCTCAGCAACGTTTACAACGCCACCTTGACCACGGTTTGCGACAAGATCGCTCTTCAGATG AACGGTTTCTGGTTCACCCTGCTGTGTTCCATGCTGGTCTTCCTGCCTACCATAGTGATATCGGTGAAACTGGCCATCCTGTACCAGAAACAAGTACCTTTCAGCGATTATTACGTAGAAAC CGAGTATTTGTATGCCGCAAATGATAACATTCCCTTGAATAG cgGTCGCGGCGGTAAGGACAAGAGGAGAAAGAAAACGAAGAGAAGAGAAGACAGAACCCAACTGACACAGAGAACACCGAACGCTGAACTAGTGCCAAGAGATGTCGCTGCTGCTCCGGCAGGTGACACCAG GAATTGGGAGGAGTTCCCTGCCGGTGGACCTCCCCAATATCAAAGGGCCCCCACAGAGTACGAAAGACCGCCCCCTTATTATTACCCCGGTACCACCAC GTGTTCACCGTCTGCTCCCAGCGTTTTGGAGTGA
- the LOC123682955 gene encoding prominin-like protein isoform X5 — MGNVRNNSGSQKRNGDARGSVGFYSFLLTCLVLLLAVGVSSSDNGDNFIRKLNKIGENLDKALSTAMDLKEPNYTSININVTYKSVSKYNPRGLGELYNITKIFIKTILKDAIPKNVFSVRDNQVVVNAEDKVFDLILQYSLVILICLIVVLLGAVMPVCGLFFCCCRCCGRCGARSRPYDKKHDLCRRIYLATLLIVCGTLLVFGVVCAFVTNARLQDGFESLPHDIRTSVQDTDKFLNNTNNEIDILLKKNFREFSDNIKNSLDECSDIVFKELEQISNATSMDDIKDIADQFPYIRKDYELLKNSTDELRIYASQLNDAVRRIKRDLLALLKDCVGKLEQCNTLNNDIAKLQTNVDFDKLPDINAQIRELDEIVDNTNWEEIARGKEKLDKIQRDIRNAVKNNTDIAYEKIQEAGRMIEKNSDKITSTVNKLRRKLHEIDRGEHGQESVLDTAQTYIDQYDAYRQYVSVAICFILLAITLFVSLGLICGICGKRPGGYGDDCCNKGSGSQFLMCGVMFMFFFTSIIAAATLVYLLVGVATQEAVCRSFRNPESSEVFRQIDQFDLKEYGLNGKLSHIIERCHRNQTLYKAFDLKQTFDINQIKNYISDFDIEDALNALNKTTSSIDFHDVVLLRPKQLNTLREIAESDFANVDFNKFLDELSANFTNVDLKVITAELEAAKDRVHDIAQTDPGAENLERGLESVMVQLSFYERNVVKPMQATADRVRVTASSLDTKLRLGHSSFKEGMTDLIIKVQQAQNSLKHEGPKMIRQAAADFAQNILKQCVKYKERVINKTENEVGRCGPLSNVYNATLTTVCDKIALQMNGFWFTLLCSMLVFLPTIVISVKLAILYQKQVPFSDYYVETEYLYAANDNIPLNSGRGGKDKRRKKTKRREDRTQLTQRTPNAELVPRDVAAAPAGDTREQP; from the exons ATGGGGAACGTAAGGAACAATTCTGGATCTCAAAAGAGGAATGGAGACGCAAGAGGATCTGTAGGTTTTTACAG CTTTTTGCTCACATGTCTAGTCCTTTTATTGGCTGTTGGCGTTTCTTCAAGCGACAACGGCGACAACTTTATCAGGAAACTCAACAAAATAGGGGAAAACTTGGACAAGGCACTCAGCACTGCCATGGACTTGAAAGAACCAAACTATACCAGCATCAATATCAACGTCACCTATAAGAGCGTGTCCAAGTATAACCCTAGAGGCCTTGGTGAGCTCTACAACATCACCAAGATTTTCATTAAGACGATATTGAAGGATGCAATCCCTAAAA ATGTCTTCTCCGTGCGCGACAACCAAGTGGTGGTGAACGCAGAAGACAAAGTGTTCGACCTGATACTTCAGTACTCTCTCGTGATCTTGATATGCCTGATTGTGGTGCTCCTAGGTGCTGTAATGCCCGTATGCGGCCTCTTCTTCTGCTGTTGCAGGTGCTGTGGAAGGTGCGGAGCCAGGTCCAGACCCTACGACAAGAAACACGACCTCTGTCGGAGGATCTACCTGGCAACCTTGTTGATCGTTTGTGGGACTCTCTTGGT GTTTGGCGTTGTCTGCGCGTTTGTCACCAACGCTCGTTTGCAAGACGGTTTCGAGAGTCTTCCTCACGATATACGCACTTCTGTGCAGGATACGGACAAGTTCTTGAACAACACCAACAACGAGATTGATATTCTGTTGAAGAAGAACTTCAGGGAGTTCTCGGATAACATCAAAAACAGCCTGGACG AATGTTCGGACATTGTCTTCAAAGAACTGGAACAGATCTCGAACGCCACGTCTATGGATGACATCAAAGACATTGCTGATCAGTTCCCGTACATAAGGAAGGACTACGAACTGCTCAAGAATTCCACTGATGAACTCAGGATATACGCTTCACAGCTTAACGATG CCGTCAGAAGGATAAAAAGGGACCTTCTTGCCTTGCTCAAGGACTGCGTTGGGAAGTTAGAACAGTGCAATACTCTGAACAACGACATAGCGAAGTTGCAGACTAACGTGGACTTCGACAAG cTCCCAGACATCAACGCCCAGATCAGAGAGTTGGACGAGATCGTGGACAACACCAACTGGGAGGAGATAGCCAGAGGCAAGGAGAAGCTGGACAAGATCCAGAGGGACATCAGGAACGCAGTCAAAAACAACACCGACATAGCCTACGAGAAGATCCAAGAAGCAG GCAGGATGATAGAAAAGAACTCCGACAAGATCACCTCCACCGTCAACAAGCTGCGCAGGAAGCTGCATGAGATCGACAGAGGTGAGCACGGTCAAGAATCGGTGCTGGACACTGCGCAGACGTACATCGACCAGTACGATGCCTACCGTCAGTACGTGAGCGTGGCCATCTGCTTCATTCTGCTGGCCATCACGCTCTTCGTGTCCTTGGGGCTTATATGCGGCATCTGTGGCAAGAGGCCAGGTGGTTACGGGGACGATTGCTGCAACAAGGGTAGCGGCAGTCAGTTCTTGATGTG CGGAGTCATGTTCATGTTCTTCTTCACGTCAATCATCGCAGCTGCCACTCTGGTGTACCTCCTGGTCGGCGTAGCGACGCAAGAGGCTGTCTGCAGGTCCTTCAGGAATCCCGAATCCAGCGAGGTGTTCAGACAGATCGATCAGTTCGATCTGAAGGAGTACGGTCTGAACGGCAAGCTGAGTCACATCATCGAAAGGTGCCACCGCAACCAGACTCTTTACAAGGCCTTCGACCTGAAGCAGACCTTCGATATCAATCAGATCAAGAACTACATCAGCGATTTCGACATCGAGGACGCTCTCAACGCCCTGAACAAGACCACGTCTAGCATAGATTTTCACGACGTGGTGCTGCTGAGACCCAAGCAGCTGAACACGCTCAGAGAGATCGCGGAGTCGGATTTCGCCAACGTGGACTTCAACAAGTTTCTGGATGAG CTCAGCGCCAACTTCACCAACGTGGACCTTAAGGTCATAACGGCCGAGTTGGAGGCGGCCAAAGACAGAGTCCACGATATCGCTCAGACAGATCCTGGAGCAGAAAATTTGGAAAGGGGATTGGAAAGCGTCATGGTCCAGCTCAGTTTCTACGAAAGGAATGTGGTGAAGCCGATGCAAGCCACTGCAGACAGAGTTAGG GTGACTGCTAGTAGTTTGGATACGAAACTTCGCCTGGGTCACAGCAGCTTCAAGGAAGGCATGACTGATCTCATTATCAAGGTGCAACAGGCTCAGAATTCTCTGAAACACGAGGGTCCCAAGATGATCAGACAG GCTGCTGCTGATTTCGCTCAAAATATCCTCAAGCAATGCGTGAAATACAAAGAACGCGTGATAAACAAGACGGAAAACGAAGTAGGCAGGTGTGGACCTCTCAGCAACGTTTACAACGCCACCTTGACCACGGTTTGCGACAAGATCGCTCTTCAGATG AACGGTTTCTGGTTCACCCTGCTGTGTTCCATGCTGGTCTTCCTGCCTACCATAGTGATATCGGTGAAACTGGCCATCCTGTACCAGAAACAAGTACCTTTCAGCGATTATTACGTAGAAAC CGAGTATTTGTATGCCGCAAATGATAACATTCCCTTGAATAG cgGTCGCGGCGGTAAGGACAAGAGGAGAAAGAAAACGAAGAGAAGAGAAGACAGAACCCAACTGACACAGAGAACACCGAACGCTGAACTAGTGCCAAGAGATGTCGCTGCTGCTCCGGCAGGTGACACCAG GGAACAACCTTAA